From one Macaca nemestrina isolate mMacNem1 chromosome 3, mMacNem.hap1, whole genome shotgun sequence genomic stretch:
- the LOC105466675 gene encoding ubiquitin-conjugating enzyme E2 N-like, protein MAGLPRRIIKETQCLLAEPVPSIKAQPYESNTHYFHVVIAGPRDSPFEGRTFKLELFLPEEYPMAAPKVRFMTKVCHPNVDKLGRICLDILKGKCSPALQIHTVLLSIQALLNAPNPDDPLANYIEEQWKTNEAQAIETAGAGTRLSAINNI, encoded by the coding sequence ATGGCTGGGCTGCCCCGCAGGATCATCAAGGAAACCCAGTGTTTGCTGGCAGAACCAGTTCCTAGCATCAAAGCACAACCATATGAGAGCAACACCCATTATTTTCACGTGGTCATTGCCGGCCCCCGGGATTCCCCCTTTGAAGGAAGGACTTTCAAACTTGAACTATTTCTTCCAGAAGAATACCCAATGGCAGCCCCTAAAGTGCGCTTCATGACCAAAGTTTGTCATCCTAATGTAGACAAGTTGGGGAGAATATGTTTAGATATTTTGAAAGGTAAGTGTTCCCCAGCCCTGCAGATCCACACAGTTCTTCTATCGATCCAGGCCTTGTTAAATGCTCCCAATCCAGATGATCCATTAGCAAATTATATAGAGGAGCAGTGGAAGACCAACGAAGCCCAAGCCATAGAAACTGCTGGAGCAGGGACCAGGCTATCTGccattaataatatttaa